In one window of Bemisia tabaci chromosome 6, PGI_BMITA_v3 DNA:
- the LOC109042997 gene encoding splicing factor C9orf78 produces MSDSSSEPKISFKHRKKPIRMRKRSSGSSSEEEGAPVLSKLEEAKLLQTLRKRPNGVSVVSLAIGQKVPEIEASVTDPFKVKTGGLINMNALKSGAVEQVDDAYDTGIGTQFSAETNKRDEDEEMMKYIEEQLSKRKGSKKEDEKPIVSGDSKYCSPEEAALQAVPDHLRSSTTHRSEEMLSNQMLSGIPEIDLGIEVKIKNIEATEEAKLKLLAERRNKKDGPSQFVPTNMAVNFVQHNRFNIEESGPPKKREKVAVEEVKPAATAGNPKDKDKKSDSGREKATDDYHYEKFKKQFRRY; encoded by the exons ATGTCTGACTCTTCTTCGGAGCCCAAGATTTCGTTCAAGCATCGCAAGAAACCAATTCGGATGAGGAAACGTTCCTCAGGAAGCAGCAGCGAAGAAGAGGGTGCTCCAGTTCT ATCAAAATTGGAAGAagcaaaacttctccaaacattAAGAAAAAGACCAAATGGAGTGAGCGTTGTCAGTTTGGCCATTGGCCAGAAGGTGCCTGAAATTGAAGCGTCAGTT aCGGACCCTTTTAAAGTGAAGACAGGAGGACTCATCAATATGAACGCCTTGAAATCTGGTGCTGTGGAGCAAGTCGACGATGCGTATGACACAGGAATCGGAACTCAGTTTTCTGCAGAGACAAATAAAAGAGACGAGGATGAAGAAAT GATGAAATACATTGAGGAGCAACTATCCAAAAGGAAAGGTAGTAAAAAGGAGGATGAAAAACCAATCGTGTCGGGTGATTCAAAGTACTGCTCTCCAGAAGAAGCAGCTTTACAGGCTGTTCCAGATCATTTGCGTTCATCCACCACTCATCGATCAGAGGAGATGTTGTCCAATCAAATGTTGAGTGGTATTCCGGAGATAGATTTGGGAATAGA agtcaaaataaaaaatatagaaGCAACAGAGGAAGCCAAATTAAAATTACTGGCAGAAAGGCGCAACAAAAAAGATGGCCCTTCTCAGTTTGTACCAACCAACATGGCAGTCAATTTTGTTCAACATAATCGAT TCAACATCGAAGAAAGCGGTCCACCAAAGAAGCGGGAGAAAGTGGCTGTCGAAGAAGTCAAACCAGCTGCCACGGCAGGAAATCCAAAAGACAAAGACAAAAAATCTGATTCTGGTCGAGAAAAAGCCACCGACGACTACCattatgaaaagttcaaaaaacaatTCAGGCGATATTGA